The proteins below come from a single Tachypleus tridentatus isolate NWPU-2018 chromosome 13, ASM421037v1, whole genome shotgun sequence genomic window:
- the LOC143238332 gene encoding uncharacterized protein LOC143238332 isoform X2 produces the protein MVFRNGGATEFGQSMLEAAKIVIGSTSGIPPPYTPLSGSIYPEVALACTSPSGEYCGRLLPVHLFPLSPPANSVYVTDSPPPCPGITAKLLNVGAMKSTDNSSFTAGIPPCDYVSILTL, from the exons ATGGTATTTAGAAATGGTGGAGCCACTGAGTTTGGACAATCAATGCTGGAAGCTGCTAAGATTG TCATTGGAAGTACATCTGGAATACCTCCACCCTACACCCCTTTGTCTGGCTCCATTTACCCAGAAGTGGCTCTGGCATGTACGTCTCCATCTGGTGAGTACTGTGGACGTCTTCTACCTGTACATCTCTTTCCTTTGAGTCCACCTg CTAACAGTGTATATGTGACTGATTCACCACCACCTTGTCCTGGAATCACAGCAAAACTTCTTAATGTAGGAGCAATGAAGAGCACTG ATAACTCTAGTTTTACTGCTGGGATACCTCCTTGTGATTATGTAAGTATACTGACTTTGTGA
- the LOC143238332 gene encoding uncharacterized protein LOC143238332 isoform X3 — protein sequence MVFRNGGATEFGQSMLEAAKIVIGSTSGIPPPYTPLSGSIYPEVALACTSPSGEYCGRLLPVHLFPLSPPANSVYVTDSPPPCPGITAKLLNVGAMKSTDNSSFTAGIPPCDYITSLQ from the exons ATGGTATTTAGAAATGGTGGAGCCACTGAGTTTGGACAATCAATGCTGGAAGCTGCTAAGATTG TCATTGGAAGTACATCTGGAATACCTCCACCCTACACCCCTTTGTCTGGCTCCATTTACCCAGAAGTGGCTCTGGCATGTACGTCTCCATCTGGTGAGTACTGTGGACGTCTTCTACCTGTACATCTCTTTCCTTTGAGTCCACCTg CTAACAGTGTATATGTGACTGATTCACCACCACCTTGTCCTGGAATCACAGCAAAACTTCTTAATGTAGGAGCAATGAAGAGCACTG ATAACTCTAGTTTTACTGCTGGGATACCTCCTTGTGATTAT
- the LOC143238332 gene encoding uncharacterized protein LOC143238332 isoform X1: MVFRNGGATEFGQSMLEAAKIVIGSTSGIPPPYTPLSGSIYPEVALACTSPSGEYCGRLLPVHLFPLSPPANSVYVTDSPPPCPGITAKLLNVGAMKSTGRTLNYWKGSREELLEWCLGCGDCHTKRGWNLSSYFLLKRRVSGG, from the exons ATGGTATTTAGAAATGGTGGAGCCACTGAGTTTGGACAATCAATGCTGGAAGCTGCTAAGATTG TCATTGGAAGTACATCTGGAATACCTCCACCCTACACCCCTTTGTCTGGCTCCATTTACCCAGAAGTGGCTCTGGCATGTACGTCTCCATCTGGTGAGTACTGTGGACGTCTTCTACCTGTACATCTCTTTCCTTTGAGTCCACCTg CTAACAGTGTATATGTGACTGATTCACCACCACCTTGTCCTGGAATCACAGCAAAACTTCTTAATGTAGGAGCAATGAAGAGCACTG gaaggacattgaattattggaaagggtcCAGAGAAGAATTATTAGAATGGTGTCTTGGATGTGGAGATTGTCATACAAAAAGAGGATGGAATCTCTCaagttattttctcttgaaaagaaGAGTTAGTGGGGGATGA
- the LOC143238332 gene encoding uncharacterized protein LOC143238332 isoform X4 has translation MVFRNGGATEFGQSMLEAAKIVIGSTSGIPPPYTPLSGSIYPEVALACTSPSGEYCGRLLPVHLFPLSPPANSVYVTDSPPPCPGITAKLLNVGAMKSTGFLT, from the exons ATGGTATTTAGAAATGGTGGAGCCACTGAGTTTGGACAATCAATGCTGGAAGCTGCTAAGATTG TCATTGGAAGTACATCTGGAATACCTCCACCCTACACCCCTTTGTCTGGCTCCATTTACCCAGAAGTGGCTCTGGCATGTACGTCTCCATCTGGTGAGTACTGTGGACGTCTTCTACCTGTACATCTCTTTCCTTTGAGTCCACCTg CTAACAGTGTATATGTGACTGATTCACCACCACCTTGTCCTGGAATCACAGCAAAACTTCTTAATGTAGGAGCAATGAAGAGCACTG GCTTCTTAacttag